The following coding sequences lie in one Capsicum annuum cultivar UCD-10X-F1 chromosome 5, UCD10Xv1.1, whole genome shotgun sequence genomic window:
- the LOC107872639 gene encoding uncharacterized protein LOC107872639: protein MEKAKKVVGSSSSSSSFTNELFGPKEPSNSTLFASVFGSPSTGLRRDPIHSGDGNSSGIQDPGNQYGNNTKFGTPDNGSKRSQNEKVEAPCNLSSSIYYGGQDVYPPTNQNTASHNNNVKKDGDGSNSASRGNWWQGSLYY, encoded by the exons ATGGAAAAGGCAAAGAAAGTTGTtggttcatcttcttcttcttcatctttcacCAATGAGTTATTTGGTCCTAAAGAGCCCTCAAACTCAACTCTCTTTGCTTCTGTTTTTGGTTCACCTTCCAcg ggacttagaagggaTCCCATTCACTCAGGAGATGGAAATTCATCAGGAATCCAAGATCCAGGGAACCAGTATGGCAATAATACAAAATTTGGAACTCCAg ataATGGATCTAAAAGAAGTCAAAATGAAAAAGTTGAAGCTCCATGTAATTTAAGCTCATCCATTTACTATGGTGGCCAAGATGTTTATCCTCCAACTAACCAGAACACTGCCTCCCATAATAATAAT GTAAAGAAAGATGGAGATGGTTCAAACTCTGCTTCAAGAGGAAATTGGTGGCAGG GATCACTATATTACTGA